One genomic window of Eggerthella timonensis includes the following:
- a CDS encoding nickel-dependent hydrogenase large subunit gives MTRSVIDPITRIEGHLRVEMEVTNGKVSDAWVSGGCFRGMEMVVENRTPEDAAQIVQRICGVCPVSHAHSSAIAAEKAYGIKISNNARIIRNLLEGAQFLHSHILWFYNLAALDYVNPLNALKADPADAYDLAQAAGTSMNSDFVALKERLANFADNGQLSIFSGNWFDAEEGTAYQLPPELDLICTAHYLEALTMQAKASQISAIIGGKMPHVMTLVPGGTAFVPTDQKLDDLKGLVDEIYTWVESTMIPDTLAIAPYYIDALNWGKGCGRYVAWGVFEGQGDYASYTEQMANRYLPMGVIDDKLNLSDVQEDLITEYMGRSWYKGDATYASPYFVTEPEYTEYNVEDRYTWVKCPAYDGKPYEAGGLSRILAAYKRNVPFVVEQVDGLLEALGAPGQIGVAQSTLGRTAVRQIETLYIAGLMKDWVAELVEALKSGDSEYFREPATITGAGTGFWEAPRGALYHSESVKDGKIDGYQIIIPTTWNLAPINESGEHGPMEQALIGNPVGDIEKPINALRTVHSFDPCTACAVHITEPATGKSFETVTSPWGVK, from the coding sequence ATGACCCGTTCAGTCATCGACCCGATCACCCGTATCGAAGGCCATCTCCGCGTCGAGATGGAAGTGACCAACGGCAAGGTCTCCGACGCCTGGGTGTCCGGCGGTTGCTTCCGCGGCATGGAAATGGTCGTCGAGAACCGCACGCCCGAGGACGCTGCCCAGATCGTGCAGCGCATCTGCGGCGTATGCCCGGTGTCCCACGCCCACTCGTCCGCCATCGCGGCTGAGAAAGCCTACGGCATCAAGATCTCGAACAACGCGCGCATCATCCGCAACCTGCTCGAGGGCGCGCAGTTCCTGCACAGCCACATCCTGTGGTTCTACAACCTGGCTGCCCTCGATTACGTGAACCCGCTGAACGCCCTCAAGGCCGATCCGGCGGATGCCTACGACCTCGCTCAGGCTGCCGGCACGTCCATGAACAGCGACTTCGTCGCGCTCAAGGAGCGCCTGGCGAACTTCGCCGACAACGGCCAGCTGTCCATCTTCTCCGGCAACTGGTTCGACGCCGAGGAGGGCACGGCTTACCAGCTGCCGCCCGAGCTCGACCTCATCTGCACGGCGCACTACCTCGAGGCCCTCACCATGCAGGCCAAGGCCTCGCAGATCTCCGCCATCATCGGCGGCAAGATGCCCCACGTCATGACGCTGGTCCCGGGCGGCACGGCCTTCGTGCCCACCGACCAGAAGCTCGACGACCTCAAGGGCCTCGTCGACGAGATCTACACCTGGGTCGAATCGACCATGATCCCCGACACCCTCGCCATCGCGCCGTACTACATCGACGCTCTCAACTGGGGCAAGGGCTGCGGCCGCTACGTCGCCTGGGGCGTGTTCGAAGGCCAGGGCGACTACGCCAGCTACACCGAGCAGATGGCGAACCGCTACCTGCCGATGGGCGTCATCGACGACAAGCTCAACCTGTCCGACGTGCAGGAAGACCTCATCACCGAGTACATGGGCCGCTCCTGGTACAAGGGCGACGCCACGTACGCGTCGCCGTACTTCGTCACCGAGCCGGAGTACACCGAGTACAACGTCGAGGACCGCTACACGTGGGTCAAGTGCCCCGCGTACGACGGCAAGCCCTACGAGGCCGGCGGACTCTCCCGCATCCTGGCCGCGTACAAGCGCAACGTGCCGTTCGTCGTCGAGCAGGTCGACGGCCTCCTCGAGGCGCTCGGCGCTCCCGGCCAGATCGGCGTCGCGCAGTCGACGCTCGGCCGCACCGCCGTCCGCCAGATCGAGACGCTCTACATCGCCGGCCTCATGAAGGACTGGGTCGCCGAGCTCGTCGAGGCGCTCAAGAGCGGCGACAGCGAGTACTTCCGCGAGCCGGCCACCATCACCGGTGCAGGCACGGGCTTCTGGGAGGCCCCGCGCGGCGCGCTCTACCACTCCGAGAGCGTCAAGGACGGCAAGATCGACGGCTACCAGATCATCATCCCGACGACGTGGAACCTCGCTCCGATCAACGAGAGCGGCGAGCACGGCCCGATGGAGCAGGCGCTCATCGGCAACCCGGTGGGCGACATCGAGAAGCCGATCAACGCGCTGCGCACGGTGCACAGCTTCGACCCCTGCACGGCGTGCGCGGTGCACATCACCGAGCCGGCGACGGGCAAAAGCTTCGAGACCGTCACGAGCCCCTGGGGGGTGAAGTAA
- a CDS encoding cytochrome b/b6 domain-containing protein — translation MAHLAHYREAHPMPFVITHWINLVAMILLIVTGFSIHFPFWGGFMGIARGVHVFLGFVLFINCIVRVIMAFFVKSAPDGGTRYQVTDYKTWLPQADNRHQLGAWIRYYLFFKKDHPLGAKLGVPQKISYLAIPILIIVMFYTGLALWAPTMNWAFFAAGTDLVGGLMSMRIIHYFMMYVFICFMFIHIYLANIEGISPTLLMFFWKEHGGLVYDPERHTIVGEDDLKHGEKA, via the coding sequence ATGGCGCACTTGGCACATTACCGCGAAGCGCATCCGATGCCCTTCGTCATCACGCACTGGATCAACCTCGTTGCGATGATCCTCCTGATCGTCACGGGCTTCAGCATCCACTTCCCGTTCTGGGGCGGCTTCATGGGCATCGCCCGCGGAGTCCACGTGTTCCTGGGCTTCGTGCTGTTCATCAACTGCATCGTCCGCGTGATCATGGCCTTCTTCGTGAAGTCCGCGCCGGACGGCGGCACGCGCTACCAGGTCACGGACTACAAGACGTGGCTGCCGCAGGCTGACAACCGTCACCAGCTGGGCGCGTGGATCCGCTACTACCTGTTCTTCAAGAAGGATCACCCGCTGGGCGCCAAGCTCGGCGTGCCGCAGAAGATCAGCTACCTCGCCATCCCGATCCTCATCATCGTGATGTTCTACACGGGCCTCGCCCTGTGGGCTCCGACGATGAACTGGGCGTTCTTCGCGGCGGGCACCGATCTGGTGGGCGGCCTCATGTCGATGCGCATCATCCACTACTTCATGATGTACGTCTTCATCTGCTTCATGTTCATCCATATCTACCTGGCGAACATCGAGGGCATCTCCCCGACGCTGCTCATGTTCTTCTGGAAAGAGCACGGCGGCCTGGTGTACGACCCCGAGAGGCACACCATCGTGGGCGAGGACGACCTCAAGCACGGCGAAAAGGCGTAA
- a CDS encoding NADPH-dependent FMN reductase encodes MKLLAIAGSLRENSYNRQLAEAAGAVMREKHPDVEYEILAWSDVPFMNQDREHPAPEPVARVRAAVREADGVWLFSPEYNHAIPGPLKNLLDWLSRPVSATEAQVLGEKPVALAGASIGMSGAAHAQEQLVGMLSFLDARVMNKPRLCIPHIATQADEQGRLQLASSAPYLEAQADAFVRFVERETA; translated from the coding sequence ATGAAGCTGCTGGCGATCGCAGGGTCGTTGCGCGAGAACAGCTACAACCGGCAACTGGCCGAGGCGGCAGGGGCCGTGATGCGCGAGAAGCACCCCGACGTGGAATACGAGATCCTCGCCTGGAGCGACGTGCCGTTCATGAACCAGGATCGCGAGCATCCCGCCCCCGAGCCGGTCGCGCGCGTCCGTGCGGCCGTGCGCGAGGCCGACGGGGTGTGGCTGTTCAGCCCGGAGTACAACCACGCCATCCCCGGGCCGCTGAAGAACCTCCTGGACTGGCTGTCGCGCCCCGTGAGCGCCACCGAGGCGCAGGTGCTGGGAGAGAAGCCCGTCGCCCTCGCCGGCGCGAGCATCGGCATGAGCGGCGCCGCCCATGCCCAGGAGCAGCTCGTGGGCATGCTGAGCTTCCTCGACGCGCGCGTGATGAACAAGCCGCGCCTCTGCATTCCGCACATCGCAACGCAGGCCGACGAGCAGGGCCGCCTCCAGCTGGCCTCCTCGGCCCCCTACCTCGAAGCGCAGGCCGACGCCTTCGTGCGGTTCGTGGAGCGGGAGACCGCCTGA
- a CDS encoding viscotoxin-A3: MTELTDEQIAREEKFLEGIPRLNIGALFLPPIWGPAHGMWAAILFYPIWLFADNTFYAAFTERTPLAIAIALIVLVTLTAGTVAFAILGQPFAAHRAAGLGQDKEAYLKRERVWTVACVIAGLAMIAAATYYNLVIRPTVGA, from the coding sequence GTGACTGAATTGACCGACGAACAGATCGCCCGCGAGGAGAAGTTCCTCGAAGGGATTCCCCGGCTCAACATCGGAGCGTTGTTCCTGCCTCCCATCTGGGGCCCGGCGCACGGTATGTGGGCCGCCATCCTGTTCTACCCCATCTGGCTGTTCGCCGACAACACGTTCTACGCGGCGTTCACGGAGCGCACCCCGCTGGCCATCGCCATCGCGCTCATCGTGCTGGTCACGCTCACCGCGGGCACGGTGGCGTTCGCCATCCTCGGCCAGCCCTTCGCGGCCCATCGCGCGGCGGGCCTCGGGCAGGACAAGGAGGCGTACCTCAAGCGCGAGCGCGTCTGGACCGTGGCGTGCGTGATCGCGGGTCTCGCCATGATCGCGGCGGCCACGTACTACAACCTGGTCATCCGCCCGACGGTGGGGGCGTAA
- a CDS encoding hydrogenase maturation protease, whose amino-acid sequence MGAPRSIAVFCVGNKLMLDDGVGPAVYEELLKRYEIPDNVELFDLGCLTLNMIERVREYDVIITVDAVDGTDAEPGTVFRFEPDAMARHTGANASLHDLKLVDLFDAATLLGYEAEGLCLGMQVENPSPAMVTVGLTPKVDAALPLLVETVAGELARLGSPLRTRS is encoded by the coding sequence GTGGGCGCGCCGCGCAGCATCGCGGTGTTCTGCGTGGGCAACAAGCTCATGCTGGACGACGGCGTGGGCCCGGCCGTGTACGAGGAGCTGCTCAAGCGCTACGAGATCCCCGACAACGTGGAGCTGTTCGACCTGGGGTGCCTCACGCTCAACATGATCGAGCGCGTACGAGAGTACGACGTCATCATCACGGTGGACGCGGTGGACGGCACCGATGCCGAGCCGGGCACCGTGTTCCGCTTCGAGCCCGACGCCATGGCGCGCCATACGGGCGCGAACGCGTCGCTGCACGATCTGAAGCTCGTCGACCTGTTCGACGCCGCGACGCTCTTGGGATACGAGGCGGAGGGCCTGTGCCTGGGCATGCAGGTGGAGAACCCGTCCCCTGCGATGGTCACCGTGGGGCTCACGCCGAAGGTGGACGCCGCCCTGCCGCTGCTCGTGGAAACGGTGGCGGGCGAGCTCGCGCGGCTCGGGTCGCCCCTGCGCACGCGATCCTAG
- a CDS encoding GGDEF domain-containing protein gives MAYIVFRMLPDDIVYVYANEAGARLEGHAREDLIGRSLFDVFPEVDATMRTAFEATARDGLERSFTARIPGERYLSVRTYRPEDGFCACVLDDVTEWVQLEAAREEERRRLEHRATRDPLTGLWNVREGRASAERALASPRWKGARAALFMFDLDDFKQVNDEFGHDRGDAVLKGFARVLERSFRCSDIVYRAGGDEFSAFVPDIPCACVAERICADVVASVEEMAAASIGVTVSIGVAVGRPTHSFEAFYRAADQALYGIKRTGKSSYRIADMDDVRAKDVQGPAAPCDDEEGDREPEARTLPAA, from the coding sequence GTGGCGTATATCGTTTTCCGCATGCTGCCCGACGATATCGTGTACGTGTACGCGAACGAGGCGGGGGCGCGGTTGGAAGGTCATGCGCGCGAAGACCTGATCGGACGTTCCTTGTTCGACGTGTTTCCCGAAGTGGACGCGACGATGCGCACGGCGTTCGAAGCGACGGCGCGCGACGGGCTCGAGCGCAGCTTCACCGCGCGGATTCCCGGCGAGCGCTACCTCTCCGTCCGCACGTACCGTCCCGAGGACGGTTTCTGCGCGTGCGTGCTCGACGACGTGACCGAATGGGTGCAGCTCGAGGCTGCGCGCGAGGAGGAGCGCCGCCGGCTCGAGCACCGGGCCACGCGCGACCCGTTGACCGGCCTGTGGAACGTGCGCGAAGGCCGCGCATCGGCGGAGCGAGCGCTCGCCTCGCCGCGTTGGAAAGGCGCGCGCGCCGCGCTGTTCATGTTCGACCTCGACGATTTCAAGCAGGTGAACGACGAGTTCGGCCATGATCGGGGCGATGCGGTGCTCAAGGGCTTCGCGCGCGTGCTCGAGCGCTCGTTCAGATGCTCCGACATCGTGTACCGTGCCGGCGGCGACGAGTTCTCGGCGTTCGTCCCGGACATCCCCTGCGCCTGCGTCGCCGAGCGCATCTGCGCGGACGTGGTTGCGAGCGTGGAGGAGATGGCCGCCGCGAGCATCGGCGTGACCGTGAGCATCGGCGTCGCGGTGGGACGGCCCACCCATTCGTTCGAGGCGTTCTACCGGGCGGCCGACCAGGCCTTGTACGGCATCAAGCGCACGGGGAAGAGCTCGTACCGCATCGCCGATATGGACGACGTGCGGGCGAAGGACGTGCAGGGGCCCGCCGCGCCGTGCGACGACGAGGAGGGCGACAGAGAGCCCGAGGCTAGGACGTTGCCTGCGGCGTGA
- a CDS encoding putative bifunctional diguanylate cyclase/phosphodiesterase, translating into MDTKEALNSFELDARLFYDAVAFSTDDYLYIIDMQRDVALVSDNMREDFGLPDSLVPGLIPLWRDLIVERDRTRFDESIDDMLSGKTNVHDVEYQVKNILGESIWVVCRGLLKRDESGTPTMFAGVVTCLERKGKIDPVTGLFTHDECIDLVERLIGCESEGGVMLLGLDDFSRINSLNGHAFGNTVLRMFAQSTQRLIPEGASMFRLDGDVYAIVVDGADRSAMRELYHAIHVVANRPHTVDDVTFFCMVSAGVAMIGQDATTAQDLLRNAENALEESKLRGKNTMTFFSSTMTATKLRRLEISDYMQTSVLDGMKSFELYYQPLVDAGTMGLAGAEALLRWNSDEHGQLSPVEFIPVLESYGLIGQVGRWVLEQSFAQCKRWTETQPGFIMDVNISYLQLLDADFIPFVERLIERTGVDPESIVLEMTESYFVTDMDALRATFDRLRAIGIRIAMDDFGTGYSSLGLLSQSPADIVKIDRLFIKNIHEETFNRAFIDAVIDLCHSVGIKVTVEGVEESTELDAVRAIGADSIQGFLVSRPIPAQRFEERFLTPQATS; encoded by the coding sequence TTGGATACGAAAGAAGCGCTGAACTCGTTCGAGCTCGACGCGCGGCTGTTCTACGACGCCGTCGCGTTCAGCACGGACGACTACCTCTACATCATCGATATGCAACGTGACGTAGCGCTCGTCTCCGATAACATGCGCGAAGATTTCGGCCTGCCCGACAGCCTCGTGCCCGGCCTCATCCCGCTTTGGCGCGATCTCATCGTCGAGCGCGACCGAACGCGTTTCGACGAGTCCATCGACGATATGCTGTCCGGCAAGACGAACGTGCACGACGTCGAGTACCAGGTGAAGAACATCCTCGGCGAGAGCATCTGGGTGGTGTGCCGCGGGCTTCTGAAGCGCGACGAGAGCGGAACGCCCACGATGTTCGCGGGCGTGGTCACCTGCCTGGAGCGCAAGGGCAAGATCGACCCCGTCACCGGCCTGTTCACGCACGACGAATGCATCGACCTCGTCGAGCGCCTCATCGGCTGCGAGTCAGAAGGCGGCGTCATGCTGCTGGGGCTCGACGACTTCTCGCGCATCAACTCGCTCAACGGCCACGCGTTCGGCAACACCGTGCTCAGGATGTTCGCCCAATCCACGCAGCGGCTCATCCCCGAAGGCGCCTCCATGTTCCGCTTGGACGGCGACGTGTACGCCATCGTGGTGGACGGCGCCGACCGCAGCGCCATGCGGGAGCTTTACCACGCCATACACGTGGTGGCGAACCGTCCGCACACCGTCGACGACGTCACGTTCTTCTGCATGGTGTCGGCCGGCGTCGCCATGATCGGCCAAGACGCGACCACGGCCCAGGATCTGCTGCGCAACGCCGAGAACGCGCTGGAGGAGAGCAAGCTGCGCGGCAAGAACACCATGACGTTCTTCTCGTCGACGATGACCGCGACGAAGCTCAGGCGCCTCGAGATCAGCGATTACATGCAGACCTCCGTCCTCGACGGCATGAAGAGCTTCGAGCTGTACTACCAGCCGCTCGTCGACGCGGGCACCATGGGCCTCGCGGGCGCCGAGGCGCTGCTGCGCTGGAACTCCGACGAGCACGGCCAGCTCTCCCCCGTCGAGTTCATCCCCGTGCTGGAATCGTACGGCCTCATCGGCCAGGTGGGGCGCTGGGTGCTCGAGCAGTCCTTCGCCCAGTGCAAGCGCTGGACCGAGACGCAGCCCGGGTTCATCATGGACGTGAATATCTCCTACCTGCAGCTGCTCGACGCCGACTTCATCCCGTTCGTAGAGAGGCTCATCGAGCGAACCGGCGTCGATCCGGAATCCATCGTGCTCGAGATGACCGAAAGCTACTTCGTCACCGACATGGATGCGCTGCGCGCCACGTTCGACCGCCTGCGCGCCATCGGCATCCGCATCGCGATGGACGACTTCGGCACCGGGTACTCGTCGCTCGGCCTGCTGTCGCAATCGCCGGCCGACATCGTGAAGATCGACCGGCTGTTCATCAAGAACATCCACGAGGAAACGTTCAACCGCGCGTTCATCGACGCGGTCATCGACCTATGCCACAGCGTGGGCATCAAGGTGACCGTCGAGGGCGTCGAGGAATCCACCGAGCTCGACGCCGTGCGAGCCATCGGCGCCGACAGCATCCAGGGTTTCCTCGTGTCGCGGCCGATTCCGGCGCAACGCTTCGAGGAGCGCTTCCTCACGCCGCAGGCAACGTCCTAG
- a CDS encoding DUF488 domain-containing protein, which translates to MHIHTISAYETSAEEFFKRLDDWNVDLVVDTRLKNTNQLAGFTKRDDLAFFVERLAHARYVHDKLFAPAPTMMERYIHGNIGWDAYADAYREDMREREAIPQFFDRYGDCESVALVGTATRARRSHVEVLAEMLEAFLKE; encoded by the coding sequence ATGCATATTCATACCATCAGCGCGTACGAGACTTCGGCCGAGGAGTTCTTCAAGCGCCTCGACGATTGGAACGTCGACCTCGTGGTTGACACGAGGCTCAAGAACACGAACCAGCTCGCGGGCTTCACGAAGCGCGACGACCTCGCCTTCTTCGTGGAGCGGCTCGCGCACGCGCGCTACGTGCACGACAAGCTGTTCGCGCCGGCGCCCACGATGATGGAGCGGTACATCCACGGCAACATCGGCTGGGACGCGTACGCCGACGCCTATCGCGAGGACATGCGCGAGCGCGAGGCGATCCCGCAGTTCTTCGATCGCTACGGAGACTGCGAGTCCGTGGCGCTCGTGGGCACCGCCACCCGAGCCCGGCGTTCCCACGTCGAGGTCTTGGCCGAGATGCTGGAGGCTTTCCTGAAGGAGTAG
- a CDS encoding TetR/AcrR family transcriptional regulator codes for MGEDMADRSSRRTRGTATRERIVREAFALFSERGFHAVSVRDIAAAVGIKDASLYNHFPTKQAIFDAVLADQLARTREAFAAEGVMFEPSEDPTGYAGAYEETERRVLAGFRYFFEDDRMAQLRCLLMISQFDDARAAAAFREVFLDRPREIQAAVFAHLMEEGQFKKDDPRALALAFYGPVFLLMMAAKPWAEAEPLVRDHMRRFYAEHAIEGGVRV; via the coding sequence ATGGGCGAAGATATGGCGGATCGGTCGTCGAGGAGGACGCGGGGAACCGCTACGCGCGAGCGCATCGTGCGGGAGGCCTTCGCGCTGTTCTCGGAGCGCGGCTTCCACGCGGTGTCGGTACGCGACATCGCGGCGGCGGTCGGCATCAAGGACGCGTCGTTGTACAACCATTTCCCCACGAAGCAGGCCATATTCGACGCGGTTCTCGCGGACCAGCTGGCGCGCACGCGCGAGGCGTTCGCCGCAGAGGGGGTCATGTTCGAGCCGTCGGAGGACCCGACGGGCTATGCCGGCGCCTACGAGGAGACGGAGCGGCGCGTCCTCGCCGGGTTTCGGTACTTCTTCGAGGACGATCGGATGGCGCAGCTGCGATGCCTCCTCATGATCAGCCAGTTCGACGACGCCCGCGCCGCGGCCGCGTTCCGAGAGGTGTTCCTGGACCGTCCGCGCGAGATTCAGGCGGCGGTGTTCGCGCACCTCATGGAGGAGGGGCAGTTCAAGAAAGACGACCCGCGCGCGCTCGCTTTGGCGTTCTATGGGCCGGTGTTTCTGCTCATGATGGCGGCGAAGCCGTGGGCGGAAGCCGAGCCGCTCGTCCGGGACCATATGCGGCGCTTCTACGCGGAGCATGCGATCGAGGGAGGGGTGCGGGTATGA
- a CDS encoding flavodoxin domain-containing protein, giving the protein MSMVVAYSSQTGFTKRYAEWIAEELGCDAVSIDDDARFDAGAFDAVVFGGWFHAASLVGEKWLKRQRAAHPETRFVAFAVGATPPEWTDMVDEGMARAFPSPEFDDLPRFYLRGGFAYERLSMPNKLAMRMFFKMQGKAAQSDPRAAEMLEGMRGGFDGTDRAAIEPVVACARELEGR; this is encoded by the coding sequence ATGAGCATGGTGGTGGCGTATTCGTCGCAGACGGGGTTCACGAAGCGCTACGCGGAGTGGATCGCCGAGGAGCTGGGCTGCGACGCGGTGTCGATCGACGACGATGCCCGGTTCGACGCGGGCGCGTTCGACGCGGTGGTGTTCGGCGGTTGGTTCCATGCGGCGTCCCTCGTGGGCGAGAAGTGGTTGAAGCGGCAGCGCGCAGCGCATCCGGAAACCAGGTTCGTCGCATTCGCGGTGGGCGCGACGCCGCCCGAGTGGACCGACATGGTGGACGAGGGGATGGCGCGCGCGTTCCCCTCGCCCGAGTTCGACGATCTGCCGCGGTTCTACCTGCGCGGCGGGTTCGCCTACGAGCGGCTGAGCATGCCGAACAAGCTGGCGATGAGGATGTTCTTCAAGATGCAGGGGAAAGCGGCCCAGAGCGATCCGCGTGCCGCCGAGATGCTCGAAGGCATGCGCGGCGGGTTCGACGGCACCGACCGGGCGGCCATCGAACCCGTGGTGGCCTGCGCGAGGGAGCTGGAAGGCCGTTAG
- a CDS encoding helix-turn-helix domain-containing protein: MDARNTGTLIRALREERGLTQRQLANALGVTDKAVSKWERGCGCPDIELLGGLSACLGTPVETLLDGRMAVDARMGGTMKRTAFRVCPACGNVVTTTGDAEVSCCGRKLEALEARPADDAHRPQIDYIEGDLYLTFDHPMDKGHHLGFVAAIGHDRMACEKLYPEQGAEARLPHLGGAKLYTYCTAHGLMFHELGPARR; this comes from the coding sequence ATGGACGCCAGAAACACCGGCACGCTCATCCGCGCGCTGCGCGAGGAGCGCGGGCTTACCCAGCGTCAGCTCGCCAACGCGCTCGGCGTCACCGACAAGGCCGTGTCGAAATGGGAGCGCGGCTGCGGCTGCCCCGACATCGAGCTCCTCGGCGGGCTGTCGGCATGCTTGGGAACCCCTGTCGAAACGCTGCTCGACGGCCGCATGGCCGTCGACGCGAGAATGGGAGGAACCATGAAGCGCACGGCATTCCGCGTCTGCCCTGCCTGCGGCAACGTCGTCACCACCACGGGAGACGCCGAGGTGTCCTGCTGCGGCAGGAAGCTCGAGGCGCTCGAGGCGCGCCCGGCCGACGACGCGCATCGGCCGCAGATCGACTATATCGAGGGAGACCTGTACCTCACGTTCGACCACCCTATGGACAAAGGCCATCACCTGGGGTTCGTCGCGGCGATCGGCCACGACCGCATGGCGTGCGAGAAGCTCTATCCGGAGCAGGGGGCCGAGGCGCGCTTGCCGCACCTCGGCGGCGCGAAGCTCTATACGTACTGCACCGCGCACGGCCTCATGTTCCACGAGCTCGGCCCCGCACGGCGCTAA
- a CDS encoding DNA-formamidopyrimidine glycosylase family protein: MIELPEALTLARQMREAYLGRVIIEAEAGHTPHKFAFYTGDPATYDARLAGRAIADVKATGPYVELVLSDGMTLLLREGVNARRLAPGDAVPAKRQLLLSFDDGSKLVCTAAMYGMFLVADTGADDDEYYVAARDAAPVLSDAFDETAFRALVDAAPPSASVKALLATEQRIPGIGNGVLQDILLNARLNPKRKTSTLSDDEVARLFRAMKGTLAAMVDAGGRNVEKDLYGNPGGYRCLLSAKTWKDGCPVCHAAVVRQPYLGGNVYYCPVCQPIS, translated from the coding sequence ATGATCGAGCTGCCCGAAGCCCTCACGCTCGCCCGTCAGATGCGCGAGGCGTACCTCGGACGCGTCATCATCGAAGCCGAGGCGGGCCACACGCCGCACAAGTTCGCATTCTACACGGGCGATCCCGCTACGTACGACGCGCGCCTCGCCGGACGCGCGATCGCAGACGTCAAAGCCACCGGCCCCTACGTCGAGCTCGTCCTGAGCGACGGCATGACGCTGCTGCTGCGCGAAGGCGTGAACGCGCGCCGCCTCGCTCCCGGCGATGCCGTGCCCGCCAAGCGCCAGCTGCTGCTGAGCTTCGACGACGGGTCGAAGCTCGTGTGCACCGCCGCCATGTACGGCATGTTCCTCGTCGCCGACACGGGCGCCGACGACGACGAGTACTACGTCGCCGCCCGCGACGCCGCGCCCGTGCTGTCGGACGCCTTCGACGAGACCGCCTTCCGCGCGCTCGTCGACGCCGCGCCGCCCAGCGCCAGCGTGAAGGCTCTGCTGGCCACCGAGCAGCGCATCCCCGGCATCGGCAACGGCGTGCTGCAGGACATCCTGCTGAACGCCCGCCTCAACCCGAAGCGAAAGACGAGCACGCTCTCCGACGACGAGGTCGCGCGCCTGTTCCGCGCCATGAAGGGCACGCTGGCCGCCATGGTCGATGCGGGCGGCCGCAACGTGGAGAAGGACCTGTACGGCAACCCCGGCGGGTACCGATGCCTGCTGTCGGCGAAAACGTGGAAGGACGGCTGCCCGGTCTGCCATGCCGCCGTCGTGCGCCAGCCCTATCTCGGCGGCAACGTGTACTATTGCCCCGTCTGCCAGCCGATTTCGTAA
- a CDS encoding CarD family transcriptional regulator, which produces MYSCGDTVVYRHHVCEVAALRERYFEDKDYLELRALFENSLKLFIAVDEATSDALRPVMSRREALELIDSIADAEVIDEEALKPDAPTPTLLERRIKEEYDRHLKTFAPEDLVPIMKSVHERTVRRVDSGRQITATDKKYFDLAEGLLCDELAVSLDIPRDDVKGFLVERVRKAEARKR; this is translated from the coding sequence ATGTACTCGTGCGGAGATACCGTCGTCTACCGTCATCACGTCTGCGAAGTTGCCGCGTTGCGCGAGCGGTACTTCGAGGACAAGGACTATCTCGAGCTGCGCGCGCTGTTCGAGAACTCGCTCAAGCTGTTCATCGCCGTGGACGAGGCGACGTCCGACGCGCTCAGGCCCGTCATGTCGAGGCGCGAGGCGCTCGAGCTCATCGATTCCATCGCCGACGCAGAAGTCATCGACGAGGAAGCGCTCAAGCCGGACGCGCCCACGCCCACGTTGCTCGAGCGGCGCATCAAGGAGGAGTACGACCGCCACCTCAAGACGTTCGCGCCCGAGGACCTGGTCCCCATCATGAAATCCGTCCACGAGCGCACCGTCCGCCGCGTCGATTCGGGACGCCAGATCACCGCCACGGACAAGAAGTACTTCGACCTCGCCGAGGGCCTGCTGTGCGACGAGCTAGCAGTGTCGCTCGACATCCCCCGCGACGACGTGAAGGGCTTCCTCGTCGAGCGCGTGAGGAAGGCGGAGGCGCGCAAGCGCTGA